One Hevea brasiliensis isolate MT/VB/25A 57/8 chromosome 5, ASM3005281v1, whole genome shotgun sequence genomic region harbors:
- the LOC110656068 gene encoding tropinone reductase homolog isoform X2, which produces MVSQGNDCRCHRRNKRHRVRHAIVEELAGFEVAVHTCSRNQKELDQCLQEWKNKGFKVTGSVCDVSHRDQREKLMQTVSSIFNGKLNILVNNAGIALAKEAVEISPEDISLVMGINFESCYHLCQLSHPLLKASGNGSIINISSIVSIVATSQSAIYAASKGALNQITKNLACEWAKDMIRVNAISPGLIKTPLVENLTEVPELADYIYRLLCRIPMSRFGKPNEISSMVAFLCFPTASYITGQVITVDGGFTVNGFCLPNNKN; this is translated from the exons ATGGTCTCTCAAGGGAATGACTGCCGTTGTCACCGGAGGAACAAGAGGCATAGG GTTAGGCATGCTATAGTAGAAGAATTAGCAGGATTTGAAGTGGCAGTGCACACGTGTTCACGCAATCAAAAAGAGCTTGATCAATGTTTACAGGAATGGAAAAACAAAGGTTTCAAAGTAACTGGGTCTGTCTGCGACGTATCTCATCGAGACCAAAGGGAGAAACTCATGCAGACTGTCTCCTCCATCTTTAATGGAAAACTCAACATTCTT GTCAATAACGCTGGGATAGCTCTAGCTAAAGAAGCAGTGGAGATAAGTCCTGAAGACATATCCTTGGTAATGGGTATCAATTTTGAGTCTTGTTATCATCTGTGTCAACTTTCACATCCTCTCTTAAAGGCATCAGGAAATGGAAGCATTATCAATATTTCTTCCATTGTAAGCATTGTTGCTACTTCTCAATCTGCTATCTACGCAGCTTCTAAAG GAGCATTGAATCAAATCACCAAAAACCTGGCATGTGAGTGGGCGAAGGACATGATTCGCGTTAATGCAATTTCACCAGGGCTAATTAAAACCCCATTGGTGGAAAATCTAACG GAAGTTCCTGAACTGGCTGATTATATATATCGATTACTTTGTAGAATCCCTATGTCTCGGTTTGGAAAGCCTAATGAGATTTCATCAATGGTGGCATTCCTTTGCTTCCCTACTGCTTCCTATATAACTGGTCAGGTTATTACTGTTGATGGAGGATTTACTGTGAATGGATTTTGCCttccaaataataaaaattag
- the LOC110656068 gene encoding tropinone reductase homolog isoform X1: protein MAEAELNSREKRWSLKGMTAVVTGGTRGIGHAIVEELAGFEVAVHTCSRNQKELDQCLQEWKNKGFKVTGSVCDVSHRDQREKLMQTVSSIFNGKLNILVNNAGIALAKEAVEISPEDISLVMGINFESCYHLCQLSHPLLKASGNGSIINISSIVSIVATSQSAIYAASKGALNQITKNLACEWAKDMIRVNAISPGLIKTPLVENLTEVPELADYIYRLLCRIPMSRFGKPNEISSMVAFLCFPTASYITGQVITVDGGFTVNGFCLPNNKN from the exons atgGCAGAAGCAGAGCTGAATAGCAGAGAAAAGAGATGGTCTCTCAAGGGAATGACTGCCGTTGTCACCGGAGGAACAAGAGGCATAGG GCATGCTATAGTAGAAGAATTAGCAGGATTTGAAGTGGCAGTGCACACGTGTTCACGCAATCAAAAAGAGCTTGATCAATGTTTACAGGAATGGAAAAACAAAGGTTTCAAAGTAACTGGGTCTGTCTGCGACGTATCTCATCGAGACCAAAGGGAGAAACTCATGCAGACTGTCTCCTCCATCTTTAATGGAAAACTCAACATTCTT GTCAATAACGCTGGGATAGCTCTAGCTAAAGAAGCAGTGGAGATAAGTCCTGAAGACATATCCTTGGTAATGGGTATCAATTTTGAGTCTTGTTATCATCTGTGTCAACTTTCACATCCTCTCTTAAAGGCATCAGGAAATGGAAGCATTATCAATATTTCTTCCATTGTAAGCATTGTTGCTACTTCTCAATCTGCTATCTACGCAGCTTCTAAAG GAGCATTGAATCAAATCACCAAAAACCTGGCATGTGAGTGGGCGAAGGACATGATTCGCGTTAATGCAATTTCACCAGGGCTAATTAAAACCCCATTGGTGGAAAATCTAACG GAAGTTCCTGAACTGGCTGATTATATATATCGATTACTTTGTAGAATCCCTATGTCTCGGTTTGGAAAGCCTAATGAGATTTCATCAATGGTGGCATTCCTTTGCTTCCCTACTGCTTCCTATATAACTGGTCAGGTTATTACTGTTGATGGAGGATTTACTGTGAATGGATTTTGCCttccaaataataaaaattag
- the LOC110656068 gene encoding tropinone reductase homolog isoform X3, producing MAEAELNSREKRWSLKGMTAVVTGGTRGIGHAIVEELAGFEVAVHTCSRNQKELDQCLQEWKNKGFKVTGSVCDVSHRDQREKLMQTVSSIFNGKLNILVNNAGIALAKEAVEISPEDISLVMGINFESCYHLCQLSHPLLKASGNGSIINISSIVSIVATSQSAIYAASKGSS from the exons atgGCAGAAGCAGAGCTGAATAGCAGAGAAAAGAGATGGTCTCTCAAGGGAATGACTGCCGTTGTCACCGGAGGAACAAGAGGCATAGG GCATGCTATAGTAGAAGAATTAGCAGGATTTGAAGTGGCAGTGCACACGTGTTCACGCAATCAAAAAGAGCTTGATCAATGTTTACAGGAATGGAAAAACAAAGGTTTCAAAGTAACTGGGTCTGTCTGCGACGTATCTCATCGAGACCAAAGGGAGAAACTCATGCAGACTGTCTCCTCCATCTTTAATGGAAAACTCAACATTCTT GTCAATAACGCTGGGATAGCTCTAGCTAAAGAAGCAGTGGAGATAAGTCCTGAAGACATATCCTTGGTAATGGGTATCAATTTTGAGTCTTGTTATCATCTGTGTCAACTTTCACATCCTCTCTTAAAGGCATCAGGAAATGGAAGCATTATCAATATTTCTTCCATTGTAAGCATTGTTGCTACTTCTCAATCTGCTATCTACGCAGCTTCTAAAG GAAGTTCCTGA